A stretch of the Hippoglossus hippoglossus isolate fHipHip1 chromosome 1, fHipHip1.pri, whole genome shotgun sequence genome encodes the following:
- the LOC117757710 gene encoding persephin, giving the protein MRSLLKLVVVLFCVQRGEGRWMGSLIDQTQETPSPHTSPNADRGSGYPSEEDRQTEASGVQPSPNPIIPMPVRSRRSTLDPQCGLRSILLQVRDLGLGYDSDETVLFKYCSGTCPRVRSNHDLTLTNLLLSGVLPHPAPGEQWHNTPCCRPTHHEDMAFLDNSHRWHKVEKLSAAGCSCVG; this is encoded by the exons ATGAGGTCCCTGCTGAAGCTGGTTGTGGTTCTGTTTTGCGTCCAGAGGGGAGAGGGCCGCTGGATGGGGTCACTGATCG ATCAGACACAGGAAACACCGTCTCCACACACGTCTCCAAATGCAGACAGAGGAAGTGGATATCCGTCTGAagaagacagacaaacagaagctTCAGGAGTCCAGCCATCGCCCAATCCCATCATCCCGATGCCAGTCCGCTCACGCCGCTCGACTCTAGACCCCCAGTGCGGCCTGCGCTCCATCCTGCTGCAGGTCCGGGACCTCGGGCTCGGCTACGACTCGGACGAGACCGTCCTCTTCAAGTACTGCAGTGGGACGTGTCCCCGGGTTCGCTCCAACCACGACCTCACCCTCACCAACCTGCTGCTCAGTGGGGTGCTGCCCCACCCGGCACCCGGGGAGCAGTGGCACAACACGCCCTGCTGCAGGCCCACCCACCACGAGGACATGGCCTTCCTGGACAACTCGCACCGCTGGCACAAGGTGGAGAAGCTGTCGGCCGCCGGCTGCAGCTGTGTGGGTTAG
- the wdr83 gene encoding WD repeat domain-containing protein 83 — protein sequence MSFPQPRPQAPQLPQHLLRTIDCQQGAVRAVRFNADGNYLLSCGSDKSLKLWSVSGGTLLKSYSGHGYEVLDADGSFDNSFICTCSSDKTVILWDVATGQVTRKLRGHAGKVNCVQFNEEATVILSGSIDGTVRCWDTRSRRFEPIQVLDEATDGVSSLKVMQHELLTGSVDGRVRRYDLRMGQLHVDFINSPITCVCFSQDGQCTLSSSLDSTVRLLDKSTGEMLGEFTGHKMKGYKLDCCLSSKDTHVLSCSEDGHVYFWDLVEGSLTLKLLVGEAVVQSLSFHPTETCLLTAMEGRVQVWGAEPEETEEDVMDT from the exons ATGTCGTTCCCCCAGCCCAGACCTCAGGCTCCTCAGCTTCCTCAGCATCTCCTCAGGACCATCGACTGTCAGCAGGGAGCTGTCAGGGCGGTTCGCTTCAACG CTGATGGGAACTACCTGCTGTCTTGTGGCAGTGACAAGTCTCTAAAGCTGTGGAGTGTGAGCGGAGGGACCCTGCTGAAGTCGTACAGCGGCCACGGATACGAGGTCCTGGACGCTGATGG CTCATTTGACAACAGCTTCATTTGCACCTGCAGCTCAGACAAGACTGTGATCCTGTGGGACGTCGCCACGGGACAGGTCACACGCAAACTCAGAGGTCATGCCGGG AAAGTCAACTGTGTCCAGTTTAACGAGGAGGCAACTGTAATCTTGTCTG GGTCCATAGATGGGACAGTTCGGTGCTGGGACACCAGGTCCAGAAGATTTGAGCCCATCCAGGTTTTGGACGAGGCCACGGACGGCGTCAGCAGCCTGAAGGTGATGCAACACGAGCTGCTCACAGG ATCTGTGGACGGCAGAGTGAGGCGCTACGACCTGAGGATGGGTCAGCTGCACGTGGACTTCATCAACA gtccCATCACGTGCGTTTGTTTCAGTCAAGACGGTCAGTGCACGCTGAGCTCCAGTTTGGATTCAACGGTCCGACTACTGGATAAGAGCACCGGGGAAATGTTGGGAGA GTTTACAGGACATAAGATGAAGGGCTACAAGCTGGACTGCTGTCTGTCCAGTAAAGACACACATGTCCTGAGCTGCTCTGAGGACGGACACGTCTACTTCTGGGACCTGGTGGAG GGCTCTTTGACCTTGAAGCTGCTCGTGGGAGAAGCTGTGGTCCAGTCGCTGTCCTTCCACCCCACAGAGACGTGCCTCCTCACCGCCATGGAGGGGCGTGTCCAGGTGTGGGGGGCGGAGccagaggagacggaggaggacgTGATGGACACATAG
- the wdr83os gene encoding protein Asterix yields MTSNNMSDPKRLNKILRYKPPSTESNPTLEDPTPDYMNLLGMIFSMCGLMLKLKWCAWIAVYCSFISFANSRSSEDTKQMMSSFMLSISAVVMSYLQNPQPMSPPW; encoded by the exons ATGACCTCTAACAACATGTCGGACCCGAAGAGACTAAATAAGATATTAAG GTACAAGCCCCCCAGCACCGAGTCCAACCCCACACTGGAAGACCCCACGCCTGACTACATGAACCTGCTGGGCATGATCTTCAGCATGTGTGGGCTGATGCTCAAG TTGAAGTGGTGCGCTTGGATCGCAGTCTACTGCTCTTTCATCAGTTTTGCAAACTCCCGAAGCTCAGAGGACACCAAGCAGATGATGAGCAGCTTCAT GTTGTCCATCTCAGCAGTCGTCATGTCCTACCTCCAGAACCCACAGCCAATGTCGCCGCCATGGTAA